From a single Rodentibacter sp. JRC1 genomic region:
- the treC gene encoding alpha,alpha-phosphotrehalase: MKDVNNWWQNGVIYQIYPKSFQDTTGSGTGDIQGIIKRLDYLQTLGVDGIWITPMYVSPQIDNGYDIANYREIDPSYGTMADFEQLIAEAHCRNIRIVMDMVFNHSSTFHQWFQQGEDPNSEFHDFYIWREQPTNWKSKFGGSAWKWSDKAQKYYLHLFAPEQADLNWKNPKLRAELYDICHFWAEKGVDGLRLDVVNLISKPEHFSDDFEGDGRRFYTDAPKIHQYLQELNQQALKPFGLMTVGEMSSTKLEHCQQYANLAGTELSMTFNFHHLKVDYPNGEKWTYARPDYVELKSIFNYWQQGMHNKAWNALFWCNHDQPRIVSRFGAEQGELRTISAKMLAMLLHGMQGTPYIYQGEEIGMTNPNFAHIDEYRDVESLNAYAELKEKELDEPLILKILAQKSRDNSRTPMQWDSSENAGFSRGKPWIDVAKNYPQINAEQAMNDPDSVFYTYQSLIKLRKNLPILTRGDYRDLLPNDPNVWIYQRQQEGKSAVEKFTVLANLSNEPQQIEFQPQGEVLMNNYGDLEQTTTGIILKPYQAVYFYQNAL; encoded by the coding sequence ATGAAAGACGTCAATAATTGGTGGCAAAACGGTGTAATTTATCAAATCTATCCGAAGTCCTTTCAAGACACGACAGGTAGTGGCACAGGGGATATTCAAGGCATTATTAAACGCTTGGATTATTTACAAACCTTAGGTGTTGATGGCATTTGGATCACGCCAATGTATGTTTCTCCACAAATTGATAACGGCTATGATATTGCCAATTATCGTGAAATTGATCCGAGCTATGGCACAATGGCGGATTTTGAGCAACTCATTGCCGAAGCTCACTGTCGTAATATCCGCATTGTAATGGATATGGTGTTTAATCATAGCTCAACCTTTCATCAATGGTTTCAACAAGGCGAAGATCCGAATAGTGAATTTCACGATTTCTATATTTGGCGAGAACAACCAACCAATTGGAAATCAAAATTTGGTGGTTCGGCTTGGAAATGGTCGGATAAAGCACAAAAATATTATCTACATTTGTTCGCCCCTGAGCAGGCGGATCTAAACTGGAAAAATCCAAAATTACGGGCGGAATTATATGATATTTGCCATTTTTGGGCGGAAAAAGGCGTTGATGGGCTACGTTTAGATGTGGTGAATTTGATTTCTAAACCTGAGCATTTTAGTGATGATTTTGAAGGTGATGGCCGTCGTTTTTATACTGACGCTCCCAAAATTCATCAATATTTACAAGAGCTTAATCAACAGGCATTAAAACCTTTTGGCTTAATGACTGTTGGCGAAATGTCATCCACAAAGTTAGAGCATTGTCAGCAATACGCAAATTTAGCCGGAACAGAATTATCAATGACCTTTAATTTCCATCATCTTAAAGTGGATTATCCTAATGGGGAAAAATGGACTTATGCCCGCCCTGATTATGTAGAGCTCAAGTCAATTTTTAATTATTGGCAGCAAGGTATGCACAACAAAGCGTGGAATGCCTTATTTTGGTGCAATCACGACCAGCCACGCATTGTTTCTCGTTTTGGAGCGGAACAAGGCGAACTGCGTACGATTTCGGCAAAAATGCTAGCAATGTTACTACACGGAATGCAAGGCACGCCTTATATTTATCAAGGCGAAGAAATTGGAATGACAAACCCAAATTTTGCTCATATTGACGAATATCGAGATGTAGAAAGTCTCAATGCTTATGCCGAATTAAAAGAAAAAGAGCTTGATGAGCCGTTAATATTAAAAATTTTGGCACAAAAATCACGAGATAACAGCCGTACCCCAATGCAATGGGACAGCAGTGAAAATGCAGGTTTCAGCCGAGGAAAACCTTGGATTGATGTAGCGAAAAATTATCCGCAGATTAATGCAGAACAGGCAATGAATGATCCAGATTCCGTTTTCTATACCTATCAATCCTTAATTAAATTACGTAAAAATCTACCGATTTTAACCCGAGGCGATTATCGAGATTTATTACCGAATGATCCTAATGTTTGGATTTATCAACGCCAACAAGAGGGGAAAAGTGCGGTCGAAAAATTCACTGTTTTGGCAAATTTAAGCAATGAGCCACAACAAATCGAATTTCAACCACAGGGCGAAGTATTAATGAATAACTACGGCGATTTAGAACAGACAACAACAGGAATCATTTTGAAACCTTATCAAGCGGTTTATTTTTATCAAAATGCATTGTAG
- the treB gene encoding PTS trehalose transporter subunit IIBC, producing MAKQKLDPQNVDKLIELIGGCENITTVTHCITRLRFVLADEAKAKKAEIEALPMVKAVIQTGGQYQIIIGQEVSDYYKVLLQKTGLASVDKEQVKAAARQNQKWYESLISHMADIFIPLLPALISGGLILGFRNVIGDIAMIDGKTLTQVSPFWNSVHSFLWLIGEAIFHFLPVGICWSIARKMGTSPILGIVLGLTLVSPQLMNSYALGSQLPEAWNFGFFSIEKVGYQAQVIPAIIAGLALSYIERLLNKIVPDFLNLIIVPVVSIILAVFLAHTIIGPIGREIGNGVAFVVKNAMTGDFAPIGAALFGFLYAPLVVTGVHQTSLAIDMQMIQSIGGTPVWPLIALSNIAQASAAVAIIIMNKTAKVREVAVPAALSAYLGVTEPAMYGINLKYRFPMLCAMIGSACAGLICGLAGVLAGSIGVGGLPGILSIQHQFWGTFALAMLVAILVPILLTMIVYKHKASKGEIA from the coding sequence ATGGCAAAGCAAAAACTCGATCCACAAAATGTGGATAAATTAATTGAATTAATTGGTGGATGTGAAAATATTACAACCGTAACCCATTGTATTACTCGCTTACGTTTTGTCTTGGCAGATGAAGCCAAAGCAAAAAAAGCCGAAATTGAGGCTTTGCCAATGGTAAAAGCGGTTATCCAAACAGGCGGGCAATATCAAATCATTATCGGGCAAGAAGTGAGCGATTATTACAAGGTATTGTTGCAAAAAACAGGCTTGGCGAGCGTAGATAAAGAGCAAGTGAAAGCAGCAGCTCGCCAAAATCAAAAGTGGTATGAAAGCCTCATTTCCCATATGGCGGATATTTTTATCCCATTATTACCTGCTTTAATCAGCGGTGGGTTGATTTTAGGTTTCCGCAATGTGATTGGCGATATTGCAATGATTGACGGCAAAACTCTCACTCAAGTCAGTCCATTTTGGAATAGCGTTCATAGTTTCTTATGGTTGATTGGCGAAGCCATTTTCCATTTCTTACCAGTAGGAATTTGTTGGTCAATTGCTCGTAAAATGGGAACTTCACCAATTTTAGGAATTGTCTTAGGACTCACCCTCGTTTCTCCACAATTAATGAATTCTTACGCTTTGGGTTCACAGTTACCAGAGGCTTGGAATTTTGGTTTCTTTAGCATTGAAAAAGTGGGTTATCAAGCTCAAGTGATCCCAGCAATTATAGCAGGTTTAGCATTATCTTATATTGAACGCTTGTTAAATAAAATCGTGCCTGATTTCTTAAATTTAATTATTGTGCCAGTGGTGTCTATTATTTTAGCGGTGTTCCTTGCACATACGATTATTGGCCCTATCGGACGTGAAATAGGTAATGGTGTTGCTTTTGTCGTGAAAAATGCAATGACAGGGGATTTTGCTCCAATTGGTGCGGCATTATTTGGCTTTTTATATGCTCCTCTGGTGGTTACAGGCGTACACCAAACTTCATTGGCGATTGATATGCAAATGATCCAAAGCATTGGTGGTACACCAGTATGGCCTTTAATTGCCTTATCTAATATTGCTCAAGCCTCAGCGGCCGTGGCAATTATTATAATGAATAAAACCGCTAAAGTTCGTGAAGTGGCAGTACCAGCGGCATTATCCGCTTATCTTGGCGTAACTGAGCCTGCAATGTATGGGATTAACTTAAAATATCGTTTTCCAATGTTATGTGCAATGATTGGCTCTGCTTGTGCAGGGTTAATCTGTGGGTTAGCAGGTGTATTAGCGGGAAGTATTGGTGTGGGCGGTTTGCCTGGAATTTTATCTATTCAACATCAATTCTGGGGAACCTTTGCCCTAGCAATGTTAGTGGCGATCCTTGTGCCTATCCTATTAACAATGATTGTTTATAAACATAAAGCCTCAAAAGGCGAGATTGCTTAA
- the treR gene encoding trehalose operon repressor TreR — MAELTINDIAKLAGVGKSTVSRVLNQDHRVSEATRRKVEKVIEDVQFQPSKSARAMRGLRGYSVGIIVSRLSSTSENQALATILPLLYANQCEPIIVESQFDTHLVEEHLAFFAQRKVDGVILFAFSELDEQLLKSWRQKMVVIARRYEQISSVYYDDTAAINLLMAHLYQCGHRHIAYLGVQDSDITTGFNRHQAYLQNCAKYHISPCSLQGNLDYTWAYENVSAVLSESISALICATDNLAIGAVKYLQEQKQASIQVCGIGNNTLLRFLFPKVISIDLGFSTAGKLAVTQLFALLNQQPIQHFCPECYLIQN; from the coding sequence ATGGCTGAACTAACCATAAATGATATTGCTAAATTAGCAGGGGTAGGGAAATCAACCGTTTCTCGTGTGCTAAATCAAGACCATAGGGTTAGTGAAGCAACTCGCCGCAAGGTGGAGAAAGTGATAGAGGACGTTCAATTTCAACCCTCTAAATCTGCGCGAGCCATGCGGGGCTTACGTGGGTATTCTGTGGGGATTATTGTATCTCGCCTATCATCAACTTCGGAAAATCAGGCGTTGGCGACAATATTACCGCTACTCTATGCCAACCAATGTGAGCCTATTATAGTGGAAAGCCAATTTGATACTCATTTAGTAGAGGAACATTTGGCATTCTTTGCTCAACGCAAGGTTGATGGTGTCATTTTATTTGCCTTTTCCGAACTCGATGAGCAGCTGTTAAAGTCTTGGCGACAAAAAATGGTGGTGATTGCCCGAAGATATGAACAAATTTCCTCGGTTTATTATGATGATACGGCAGCAATTAATTTGCTAATGGCTCATCTTTATCAGTGTGGTCATCGCCATATTGCTTATCTCGGCGTGCAAGATAGCGATATCACAACAGGATTTAATCGTCATCAAGCCTATTTACAAAATTGTGCAAAATATCATATTTCTCCTTGTTCTCTTCAAGGTAATTTGGATTATACATGGGCATATGAGAACGTAAGTGCGGTACTTTCCGAGTCAATTTCGGCATTAATTTGCGCCACCGATAATCTTGCCATTGGCGCGGTGAAATATTTACAAGAGCAAAAACAAGCATCTATTCAAGTATGTGGGATCGGCAACAATACTCTACTACGTTTCCTATTCCCGAAAGTGATCAGTATTGATTTAGGTTTTTCTACTGCCGGTAAATTAGCGGTAACACAATTATTTGCTTTGCTAAATCAGCAACCGATTCAACATTTCTGCCCTGAATGCTATTTAATTCAGAATTAA
- the mltC gene encoding membrane-bound lytic murein transglycosylase MltC yields the protein MKKYLLLALLPFLYACSDSPNRNRGINFDEVFAKDTQGLDILTGQFSHNIDRIWGVNELLVASRKDYVKYTDSFYTRSHVSFDEGNIVIETQKDLNRLHNAIVHTLLMGSDAKGIDLFASGDVPISTRPFLLGQVIDNNGRQIANQFIAGNFATYLIQNKLQTRRLQNGNMVQFVTIPMIANHVEVRAQKYIPLIRKAARRYGIDESLILGIMQTESSFNPYAISYANAIGLMQVVPHTAGRDIFAMKGKSGQPSARYLYDPANNIDAGVSYLWILQNQYLNGITNPTSKRFAMISAYNSGAGAVLRVFDNDKDEAIYKINQMYPEQVYRILTTAHPSSQARNYLLKVDQAQKKFRVRR from the coding sequence ATGAAAAAGTATTTATTGTTGGCATTATTGCCATTTCTGTATGCTTGTAGCGACTCTCCGAATCGCAATCGCGGTATTAATTTTGATGAAGTATTTGCAAAAGATACGCAGGGTTTGGATATTCTCACCGGACAATTCTCTCATAATATTGACCGCATTTGGGGGGTGAACGAATTACTTGTGGCAAGCCGTAAAGATTACGTGAAATATACGGATTCTTTCTATACCCGCAGCCACGTGAGTTTCGATGAAGGCAACATTGTGATCGAAACTCAAAAAGATTTGAATCGCTTGCATAATGCGATTGTGCATACTTTGCTGATGGGTTCAGATGCGAAAGGGATTGATTTATTCGCCTCCGGAGATGTGCCGATTAGTACGCGCCCATTTCTTTTAGGACAGGTGATTGATAATAACGGCCGGCAAATCGCCAATCAATTTATTGCAGGAAATTTCGCTACATATTTAATCCAAAATAAATTACAAACCCGCCGTTTGCAAAACGGTAATATGGTGCAATTCGTTACGATACCGATGATTGCAAACCACGTGGAAGTGCGTGCACAAAAATACATTCCATTAATACGCAAAGCCGCACGCCGTTACGGCATTGATGAAAGTTTGATCTTGGGCATAATGCAAACCGAATCCAGTTTTAACCCTTATGCAATCAGCTATGCCAACGCAATCGGTTTAATGCAGGTCGTTCCACATACGGCAGGCCGTGATATCTTTGCGATGAAAGGAAAAAGCGGACAACCTTCCGCCCGCTATTTATATGATCCGGCAAATAATATTGATGCCGGCGTATCCTATTTATGGATTCTGCAAAATCAATATTTAAACGGTATAACCAATCCGACATCTAAACGTTTTGCGATGATTTCAGCCTATAACAGTGGGGCTGGAGCAGTATTGCGTGTGTTTGATAACGATAAAGATGAAGCGATTTACAAAATCAATCAAATGTATCCGGAGCAGGTTTATCGAATCCTAACAACGGCACATCCATCATCTCAAGCAAGAAATTACTTGCTAAAAGTAGATCAAGCACAGAAAAAATTCCGAGTAAGACGGTAA
- a CDS encoding oxidative damage protection protein, translated as MARMIFCEFLKKEAEGLDFQLYPGELGKRIFDSISKQAWGEWIKKQTMLVNEKKLNMMNAEHRKLLEQEMVNFLFEGKDVHIEGYVPPSN; from the coding sequence ATGGCAAGAATGATATTTTGTGAGTTTCTTAAAAAAGAAGCGGAAGGCTTGGATTTTCAACTTTATCCGGGTGAATTGGGTAAACGAATTTTTGATTCAATCAGTAAACAAGCTTGGGGCGAATGGATAAAAAAACAAACGATGCTTGTGAATGAGAAAAAACTCAATATGATGAACGCAGAACATCGCAAATTACTTGAGCAAGAAATGGTGAATTTTTTGTTTGAAGGTAAAGATGTACATATTGAAGGCTATGTTCCTCCGTCAAATTAA